The Anabrus simplex isolate iqAnaSimp1 chromosome 5, ASM4041472v1, whole genome shotgun sequence sequence CTTAACAGGTGACTGCTTTTTGAATTTGACGAATACTCTCTGAATTATCAGTGAAGATGATGTTAACCCTCGGGGATGTGATGGTCATTAGTAACGAGTTCTCTGCATGCGATATAACTGAGTGAAATGTTTAGTAGCCATTCCTCTGTGTAAGATTTGAACTGGGGTCGACTGTTAAACTATTGGTCACATAGTTTCTATTTGTCACTGTAGGTCGCGCCCACATGAGAGCTACGCAGATCATCCACCTCCGGATTCCGGGCGACATCTCAAGAGACACATAGAGAAGAGTCGCTTCATCTGCGATCACTGCAGAAAGGTGTTCAATAGCGAAAGCAGCCTGTCTGAGCACGTCATGATCCACATGGTCTTCTACGTGTGCGAAATTTGCCAGAAATACTTCACACGTAGGAGAAACCTGAGAGTTCACATGGGTTTGCACACCGATGTCAAGAGATTTCAGTGCTCATCATGCCAGAAAATGTTCAGGTTTTCGTCTCATTTAACGAAACACATGCAGACGCATGCAAGGGAGAAgcatttaaaatgtaatatttgtCAGAAGGTTTTTACCAAGAGAGCCACTCTGACGATACACATGCGTACCCATAAAGGTGAAAAACTCCTTTCTTGCAATTTGTGTGGGAAGGGCTTTAGCTCTAAAAGCGTTCTAACTACACATAGGCAGGCGCATGTAGGTTTAAAGCCATTCACCTGCAATTTCTGTGGCAAAGTTTTTGGTCGTAAAAGCGCAGTAACTAAACATTCGCGGACACATATAGATGAGAAGCTATGCTGTTGCAATGAATGTGGGAAGTGGTTCAGCAGTAAAGGTGAAATAACTAGACACTTGCTAGCGCATACAGGTCAGAAGCCAATTTCCTGCAATATTTGTGGCATGGCCTTTAGCCGGAAAGCGTATCTTACCATACACATGCGGACGCATACAGGAGAGAAGCCGTACATATGCAAATTGTGTGGGAAGGGCTTTAGCGTAAAATGCAATCTAAACACACACATGCGGACGCATACAGACTAGAGGCCATTTTGCAGCAATATGTGTTGGAAAGACTAGCCAGGCTACCGAACTAACGAGACAATCGCTGACGCATGCAGGTGAGGAGCCGTTTTAATGCAATATCGGTGGCAAGTGCTCTAGCCAGAAACCCAACTTCAGCAATCACATTTGGTTAAATACAAGTTAGCAGCCATACTGCGTTCGCCCAGAATATCACGCTGTTTATTACATTCGCAAGTATACGTTCTAGAAGGCTAAAAATGTTCTGAGAAGTATCCAGTTGTGTACCTTAAAAGTGCCCTTGAAGAATCACACTGGCGAGAAACTTCAccgcttaacatcgaaggtcatcgtcccctTGTATGTTTCGTGGCAAGCCATTCTATCGCAGCACCATACTGTCAATAATAATGCTATGGTAAAGAAATAATAGTCTTAACAAAATCCCTGGCTGCGGAATTGATCAAATAAAAAAACTGGCAGTTTGTAAGACTCAAACATTTGAAAAATCGCAAATAACAATATCCTTAAATATCCAACCTACACTCATAATGAATACTCCACTCACATACTCAGTAAgatagaaaataaaattaattaaaatagtcaTCATTTTAGGTTATACATTTTATGTTTTAAACAATTaaatatattgtattttaaaatgtgtttgTACTTATATTAAGTGGTTTTAGGTGAATATAATTTGCATTCCATTTTGTTTCACGTTACAGCAATAACATTTAAGACGTACCGAGTATAAATTTTCGCATGAGAtatttattacaagttgtccatttcgtgaccgtatcgatgtttaatcaagaagtaggtatgaataaccacctaatcgatattttattaacgcctcaggcaaaattgaataaaattaaaacttacaggacatgtttcgaccacttagtggtcctcttcagctgtataaataaagaactgaaaagaaaaacattatgacaataagcacaaataaaagttatttggagactcctttgataaaaatggaggtcatcagaataggtcatcttgcctcttgttcttgtttggaaaagatgtttattctgcgctgtctacagggtctgtctttgagcgggacctggtgaagtaacgatgtgatacagtttgacagttcatggaaagctgtGGAGACAAttgaagtagagttttatcgtcatctaaaataacatgtgagggaggagggagattgggctgtgcttctgcggtcgtgtttgattatatctcttgttcgtctagtctgtttcatgtctacccattctaagtatttgctaatattctcatataagatgtttttatgctcgttcttttcgttgagattctcttcaccgttttccaatttatcaagaacgatgtggatgttttccaggttgttcataagattacctttattaatcacaCATATAATTTcagctgaaagatacaaaagattctctgccatgggatcccatatgaaagagtcgaagcacaaattcaccaatataaaacaggaccttcaaattatctgtatgattaataaaagtaatcttatgaacaacctggaaaacatccacatcgttcttgataaattggaaaacggtgaagagaatctcaacgaaaagaacgagcataaaaacatcttatatgagaatattagcaaatacttagaatgggtagacatgaaacagactagacgaacaagagatataatcaaacacgacatcgcagaagcacagcccaatctccctcctccctcacatgttattttagatgacaataaaactctacttcccttctctccagagctttccatgaactgtcaaactgtatcacatcgttacttcaccaggtcgcgctcaaagacagaccctctagacagcgcagaataatcatcttttccaaacaagaacgagaggcaagatgacctattctgataacctccatttttatcaaaggagtctccaaagaacttttatttgtgcttattgtcataatgtttttcttttcagttctttatttatacagctgaagaggaccactaagtggtcgaaacatgtcctgtaagttttaattttattcaattttgcctgaggcattaataaagtatcgattaggtggttatttatacttcctTCTTGAGATATTTATTACGCCACAGTATGGACATCAGAGAAACAACTTGCTAAGAGGTAGCAATTTTACCTACAATGCCAATTTAACCCTTCGGAAGTCGATCTCATTTTTATGTGAAAAAAGGTCACATTTTCATCATCGGTGCACTTTTTAGGAATAAGGACGGTTTATGGATGTTGTACTTTCTTTATTTTGTGTTACAAGAATTAGATGCATGAGTATATCCACGTCCTCATTGTTTGCTTTGCTATGCAGCGCACTACAGCATTCTTTTGCATGTTTTCTGATTTCATTCTATGGCGTTTGTTAAAACTGGCTTCAGTCCCGAAAAAGAATACTCAACATCTACAGACGTGACAGGAGAGTACTTTATTTCGGGAGTGAGTGTATGTGTTAAATATTATTTTCTCAGGTCACGTCCCCAAAGACGCAATCAACGTGTTTCAAGCTTCACTGATCGTGATATGATTTCGAAATATGTCTTAATATATTCATGTTCCCTTTCAGCTGTTTCCCTGCCGAAAGAGTTCACGCATAAATTACTTAATCTTTTCTTAATATTGCTTGTAGAACAGGTTAAAATATCTAAAAGAAAAGGCGAAAACATGCACGACAAGTACGAgaattgaaatgtatgcact is a genomic window containing:
- the LOC136874982 gene encoding zinc finger protein OZF isoform X4, coding for MDQKFNIKEETVGLEEIASTSFPSADVEDELIIEEPTLDQLLPCFKYEEKSRPHESYADHPPPDSGRHLKRHIEKSRFICDHCRKVFNSESSLSEHVMIHMVFYVCEICQKYFTRRRNLRVHMGLHTDVKRFQCSSCQKMFRFSSHLTKHMQTHAREKHLKCNICQKVFTKRATLTIHMRTHKGEKLLSCNLCGKGFSSKSVLTTHRQAHVGLKPFTCNFCGKVFGRKSAVTKHSRTHIDEKLCCCNECGKWFSSKGEITRHLLAHTGQKPISCNICGMAFSRKAYLTIHMRTHTGEKPYICKLCGKGFSVKCNLNTHMRTHTD
- the LOC136874982 gene encoding zinc finger protein OZF isoform X2 translates to MDQKFNIKEETVGLEEIASTSFVNSCLHPEEVQLFSGAPPMEPSADVEDELIIEEPTLDQLLPCFKYEEKSRPHESYADHPPPDSGRHLKRHIEKSRFICDHCRKVFNSESSLSEHVMIHMVFYVCEICQKYFTRRRNLRVHMGLHTDVKRFQCSSCQKMFRFSSHLTKHMQTHAREKHLKCNICQKVFTKRATLTIHMRTHKGEKLLSCNLCGKGFSSKSVLTTHRQAHVGLKPFTCNFCGKVFGRKSAVTKHSRTHIDEKLCCCNECGKWFSSKGEITRHLLAHTGQKPISCNICGMAFSRKAYLTIHMRTHTGEKPYICKLCGKGFSVKCNLNTHMRTHTD
- the LOC136874982 gene encoding zinc finger protein OZF isoform X1, with the protein product MLQALLCEMDQKFNIKEETVGLEEIASTSFVNSCLHPEEVQLFSGAPPMEPSADVEDELIIEEPTLDQLLPCFKYEEKSRPHESYADHPPPDSGRHLKRHIEKSRFICDHCRKVFNSESSLSEHVMIHMVFYVCEICQKYFTRRRNLRVHMGLHTDVKRFQCSSCQKMFRFSSHLTKHMQTHAREKHLKCNICQKVFTKRATLTIHMRTHKGEKLLSCNLCGKGFSSKSVLTTHRQAHVGLKPFTCNFCGKVFGRKSAVTKHSRTHIDEKLCCCNECGKWFSSKGEITRHLLAHTGQKPISCNICGMAFSRKAYLTIHMRTHTGEKPYICKLCGKGFSVKCNLNTHMRTHTD
- the LOC136874982 gene encoding zinc finger protein OZF isoform X3 yields the protein MLQALLCEMDQKFNIKEETVGLEEIASTSFPSADVEDELIIEEPTLDQLLPCFKYEEKSRPHESYADHPPPDSGRHLKRHIEKSRFICDHCRKVFNSESSLSEHVMIHMVFYVCEICQKYFTRRRNLRVHMGLHTDVKRFQCSSCQKMFRFSSHLTKHMQTHAREKHLKCNICQKVFTKRATLTIHMRTHKGEKLLSCNLCGKGFSSKSVLTTHRQAHVGLKPFTCNFCGKVFGRKSAVTKHSRTHIDEKLCCCNECGKWFSSKGEITRHLLAHTGQKPISCNICGMAFSRKAYLTIHMRTHTGEKPYICKLCGKGFSVKCNLNTHMRTHTD